The window ATGGTTAGTAATTCTGGAAATAATGGGTTTTTCAGAGAGAATGTAGGTGGATTTTGGCGGGAAAATTAGTTGAAAGAGTATGGGTTTTACTGATGGGTAGTAAGGGAGAAGGTAGGATCTGAAACCGATAAATGGGCTCCTGGACATAGGATTTACTAGTGATAGGTCGTAGTCGTATAACTACGGAACTACtaataaataagttaaaattaaaaaaaaattaaaaaaaaaatctaatttattgTTCAAAATAAGTGTTATTTCACTAACGACGAGCAATATGTACATGCTCTACTCAATATGCCAAGATAATTCTGTAACAAACAACCATTTAAATAAATTGATCAAGTcaactataaaaataaaatttcatttgttATTGATAACAACAAATAAAGTTTTCATGATGATTTTACTCGGCTAAAAGTTTGGAtctatcattttcttttaattgcatttacacattttaaatttctcATATTTTGTCTACACAATTTGATCTCTCACTTAATTTATTACCaaatatacacaaattcttaaaaacaCTACACTTTCTCTTTGATGCTAAATCAAAGGGACAACGATTCAGAGTAAATGTTTATGAATAAAGATAAACATCCACTTGACATACAATAAACACTTACTTTACAAAATCTTAAACACCTACTAGGCTATTACACATACTATAAACAGTTAGTTTTCATACATACCATAAATATCCATCTCacaaaattttaaagttatacTTCATATCCTGCTACACATATCATGAGCACTTATTTCAAATATTATAATCACttactttatatatattataacatGTGCAGcaaatgaattttattttttttatctattggATCACTTGTAAGAGGATTGATCATCTCTTAGACACAATCTCTCACAAAAGTTACTGTTCTTCCTATATTCTCATTTACAAACGTATTTTTTGTCTTTGTCTTATCTACTAAACTCCAACATCTATTTGATCTTATTATCCGACCCTATTCCCTTATCCATTATCAAGTCTTATATGTGATTGTTTCACCAATAGACAAGTTGATCTAATAAATtcatttctctaattaatcacATTAAGATTATAAGCAATTACCATAACACTGTaaaaagtaatcattttaatacTGTCTGTGATCACTCTaagacaataaatatatattagactagtccatcaaaaataattttatcataaaaccatctcatttaaaaattaatttgaaatccACTTAtaatcaaaagaaataaaaactacTTCATTTCTTAATGAAGTTTCCATAAGAAATattcacaaaaattaagaaaaattagaattttttagatagtatagtggaaaaaatatgaggactataactaataaaagaaaattttataaaattagtaaaaaactTGTGAGAaccatacaaaatataaatattaaaataaagttagtaaacgatatataaagattaaaagtattattaaaatGTTAACGAATAGAGatattttatccaaaatttataatataaagtaTTCTTTGTGAGAAccataaatcataataaaacATACAAAATATCAAATCAGAATTCTTTTAACTAACGTAAGGGAGTACTAATTAATAGAAGTATGAACTATGAAGCGAGGGATAGTGCTTTATAAGGCTTTGATTgatattttctaattttctaaCCGAACACAGAAAATTTAGTAGCCATCATCAGCACTGCAGAAGGATCATATTGACCCATTTCATCGGTACTTTTCTCTCTTGattttatctatttttgattttgattactTCCTAGAATTCCTTATATTAATTATTCTGTAAGTTTACAAATTGCTGTGATCTgggtgttaaaatggttaaattgTTCGATTAACATGCAAAAGAACTGTTCATCTAAAAAAAAACTGTTCATCTGAAAGCGTTGTTGCTTGGTAAAAAATTTCCTACAGCTCATACTAAATTTTCTGGTAAAAAATTTAAGGGTGTAAGTTGTTtggtaaaaaatttaaaatgatattgaATTTAAGGGTGCAAGTTGTTtggtaaaaaatttaaaatgaaacaataTCAACTTAATAATTTggcttttttatttaataattttgtttagaTTGGATTgatgtaaattttcaatttgGGTTTTGAATTGAATTCGGcaggaaaaataaaaacaaatcaattcaCAATTAGTAGGAACTTCTATATTTTGTTTAGTTTAGATGCTTCGAAATTTGAAGTATTTGGTTTATCAAATGTTTAATCATTTCACTAAGATTTAGTCGattgttattataattcttaatatttatttcagCTAATTTGGTTTTAGGtcaaattgacattaataatccaactttttacTCATCCGCTgcaaataatctcaatttttgattgttttttaataaattaatattttccctTAGTTTGCTTTCAGCCTAATAATTAATAGGGTTTGTTGACAGCAAATTAAGGGCAAATGttagaattattataaaataaaagggtgTGCCAATAGAAAACTAAGttgcaaaggttgaattattaaaaaataatctaagtgTAGGATTATCGAAAGGATGGATTATTAGTATCAATTTTTCTTGGTTTTATGGTTAGATTTGGTTTTTCGAGTGTAATTTGGCTTGGTTTAGTTTGAATTTGGTGTGAAAAATGTATAACTAAATTtagtttggtttgatttgattttgtatAAAAAAACCCAGAAACCGAACTTACACGGCCGATTGAATTGCAGCAAAGGTGAAACAAATAGTAATGAAAAATCCTCCAATCATCAAACAAATTTCAGAATCCTTCATCATGCCAAATCTCAATGAATTAAATGATGTAAAAGATCCATACTTTCTAGCACCTGGTGATCTTGCTATGCTCTCAGCTCATTACATTCAAAAGGGTCTTCTGTTCTACAAACCTTCAACAAGGATTGAAGAATTCAGCATTGAAATTTTCTTAGAAAAGCTCAGAGATTCACTTTCAAGAACTCTTGTTCTTTTCTATCCTTTAGTAGGACAACTTACTACAAAGATAAATGATGATGAGCATACTTGTTTGATCTATGTTGACTGTAAGAAGGGTCCTGGTGTTAGATTTGTACATGCTACTGTGGATTTGGCTGTTGATGATATTTTGTCTCCCACAGATGTACAACCGATTACGAAATTGTTTTTTGATCATCATAAGGCTGTGAATCATGATGGGCATTCTAGCCCGTTGTTATCTGTTCAGGTAAGGATATTGAATTATTGTGTGATTCTGTTGTGGTGATCATATTTATTACATGTTCAGGTCTTAACCAACCGGAGAATCTTGGGTTTGCTTAGTGGTTGAAGATTTTCCCTTCTGCTCTTGTGACGAGGGTTCGGTTCTCACCACTTATAGAAAGGGTTAATTTCTTCTTGCCCTTGCTTGTAGGCGATTTTCGGAAACCAATTGGATACATTCCACATGACCCTTTGATTTGGTGGCATTGATCCTTTGATTAGTAAGACCCATAAGTTTTGTCCGCTTTCCTGCTGGCACTCTCTTACAAGGGGTACGGGTATGGATTGTCTGTCACCTTCTCTCATCGAGTTCTTGTTCTCGAGCAagatattgggttgatgatgatgagtttTGTCACTTAAATGTAgagttaaaataatttttggaCTATTATACTCTGCATATGCTATATCTACATTAATTTTTCCAGATGGAAAGTGGTTGGCTTTTAGCCATTAGTAGCTCAACCACTAATCAGTGATcaatgtagcaaattcaataGGAGGGAAGGATTACTTCGGTTGTACTATACATCAGAGTTAgaataatgacattttttcCGTCACAAATGTATATCCTTTTCTGCGATTTCAAATCTCTTTTGGCAGGTAACAGAGCTTGAAGATGGGGTTTTTATTGGCTGTTCGATGAATCATGCAGTAGGAGATGGAACTTCTTACTGGAATTTCTGGAATACATGGTCAAAGATACATCAGCAACATAGTACAACTTTGAGCCTACCCGTTCTTGAACGTTGGTTCCCTGAAGGACATGGTCCGCGGATTATCCTTCCATTTACTCGTACCGATGAATTCATTACCCGATTTGAAGCGCCTCAATTGAGGGAAAGAATCTTCCATTTCTCGTCCGACTCAATTTCGGAGCTCAAAAAGAAGGCGAATAGAGAGGCTGGCGAACCACAAAAGGAGATCTCATCGTTGCAAGCATTGTCTGCACTAGTATGGCGGGCAATCACCAGATCACGGTGTCTAGCTCCTGATGAAAGAACTGTCTGTTCGTTGGATGCTAATCTTAGGCAGAGGTTAAACCCTCGATTGCCACACGGTTATTTTGGGACTGCGATTTGGGTGGCGAAAGCTGCTGCAACGACTGATCAAGTGCTTGGAAACAATTTAGGATGGACAGCTTTATTGCTGCAGAAAGCGGTCTTGGAGCTCACCAATCAAACAGTGAGAAATGTATTTGAATCATGGATGCAGTCGCCGTTTGTCTATCAAATTGAGAAATTCTTCGAGCCAAACAGTATAGTGATTGGAAGTTCCCCAAGATTTGATATGTATGGCAATGATTTTGGTATAGGGAAACCGGTTGCTGTTCGAAGTGGGTATGCTAACAAGTTTCCAGGAAAAGTGACTACTTATCCCGGgagagaaggaggaagaagTGTCGATTTAGAAATATGTTTACCGCCTGATGAAATTAGTGTTCTTGAATCAGACAAAGAGTTCATTGCTATGACAGTTGAGGGCTTGCATGTTTAGCAGAGTCTGGACCAAGAAAATTCAGGTTAGTTCCTTGCAAGAAAATAAGTTTATCTGAAACCTCGATGATCATTCCGACatgatttcataataaaatgttattttgTAAAGATGAGAATACGATAAAACGTTAGTAGAGATAGTAAAATTGCAGAATAATGTAAAGAAGTACAAACTTTCGAGAGGGTTGTTCTGTCTCAAATCTCAATTGAGTAATAGAAACCGATACAAAATACTGACGAATGTGATACTTGATCATTTCTCTACTCTATACTACTGTCATAGTAGGCAACAGCTTTCGACTTTCCATCGTGAAGAATCACACCCCGATCAGGGTGATTTTAGGATATTAGTATTGGGTGGGGTGAACACTCACCTCTATGTTTGTTTTGAACCAACTCGGTTACTATCTTCGGTGATATATGTTACCCAAATTCGATATTTAGAGTGTATATGAGTGTTTATGATCAAATGACCCGAGCCATGACTGAGGCATACCCGGGCCTAGATGGCAGATGCCCCTGCTGTCAATGTTGATCCTTAGCAGTTCACATGTTAATCTCTTCAGATTTGCATTGTGCACATCTATTGCATTCTTCATTTAAGACTGGCAGAACATGATCCCTAAGCTTAAGGTTGTTCATTCCCTCTCCAGAACTTTCCataattgatttaaaaaaaatataggagaaattatttctaaataatctaaCCTTGTATATTTTTTACTGGCAACACCCCTTGTCACATTTTAACCGGCTACAATAAGTACCTACTAGCCGTTACACtcacttcttcttcctcttctttatTGGTCTACCTCTACTTCCCTTAGGTTGTAGGTATCTCCAGTAAACAgttaaatttcaagcatatagaTGGTGTTGAAATCAAAAAATTCACAATTCATTCCTGCTGCAAAAACCATGGGAGTACAATATAACTAAATAATTGTATATTTCAATATGATTCTCTATAGACAAATAATACTTGTGCCTTTTATTTCTTAAATGTTAAATATACAAAAGTATTTTTACAACCCATACATATATGTGGAATAAAATGATTAAGAGAAGGAAATACACATAGAGAACACCAAGGTTTACATTAAGATTCCTCCAAAATAAGCAACAACCAAAGAAAAAACAACATACATATATGACTAGCACATGCTCTTAGACTCCCAAACACAATACATAAATTCTCATTGATACAAGGCTAGTTTCAAATTCTTAATAGAAATAAAACTTTACCTCtaaataacttaaaataaaaaaaataaacataaattatttCACACTTCAATTAGGGCCAAGTTGTGGTTGACCTTGAGCATCAATGATATCCAACTCCTTGAGAACTTCAGGGCACTCTTGAAGAGGAGTCTTCTTCATGAATCCAAGAGGGTTAGCGTTGCGAATGTCAGTAGCTTCGCCATTGTTGGATGTTAAGCTGAGCTTAGCGGATTGTTTGGCATAAACGTCTGTAGAGATTTCGCTGCATTCTTTGTCTGGACTTTTAACCAAAACGATTTCACAGATATCTTCCTCGTAGTCACCATCGACCTTGATGTTGTACATCCCTACCTTGTCGGTTACAGCTTCGGATTTGAAGGTTTCGACACCTGAAGTCAGGTTCCTGCACTCCAATCTCACAGTTGCTCCTGTTCATCCATGGtacaaaaacataatcatatgttGAAACTAACATCTTAAGAGTATAGAATCAAAGGTATGTATGTTCTTTCACAAAGTGGGCCTAAAATTAGAGGTATTCAAAACAGATTCGATGACCCGAAATTTACCCGACCTTGTAATTGAACCCGATTTGACCCAATTTCAAAAAGATTTACGATTATGTAAGAAACAATACGGACACAAAACCCGATTTTAAATTGAATCGAAATACCTAACTCAAAATCAACCCGATAACCCGAATTGACACATCTATCTAATGTGTTAGGTGTATCACAGGATCAGGTGAAATCAAAGGCGGAGCAAGATTACACTATTATTTGTTTcattttgttgaaattttggAGCCCTAAATCATATAATGTAAAGTATATTGGAGCCCCTTAATTTAGAGGGTCCTTTACAGACGTGTATTTTGCATATGCCTAGAACCGTACATCCCCTGAATGCTATTATAATAAGGTATTCTTAAGATCAACTCAAAATCTTTGATGAGTTTCTCCTTCTTAATGAAGAAACATAAAGAGAAATTACAATATGTATCATGTTTTGTCACACGAGAACTTTTTCGCCtataaatatgttatatacagaTAAAATGTGAAACACCGTGTGTGCATTTGATTCTTGCATGAGATGCATGCACATCGTATGTAACGATACTCTCAATAAAGGTAATCGGTtacacaaaacaaaacaaattagcATGAGAAATCATCGTTGGTACCTTCCATCATGGTACTAACACGAGAAATGAACTGTATGCGGCAAGTGTCACAGTACACCGTGCCCTGGACTTGGAAGTGGTTGTAGTGGAGGGCGTCAGCTACGCCTGCCAACGACAGGACGCAGAGAGCCGCAACCAGAAGAAAAACACCTTCACTCTTCACCATATTTGTAAAATTTCTATGGATCAATTTAACTTGATATTTCTATGAAATTTAAATGTGATTAAATGTCCTAAAGGATGTTGTTAGGTTTATAAAGAAGATAAAAAGATGGTTATTTTAGAACATTAAGTTGGCTTATTATTGTTTATGTTATTTCTGGTTATACACACTAATTTTGGAAAATTCATGCAAATTTTTGTAATGTGACTGGTTTTTGGCTTCCTTAGTTTGCTCAAGATAAGGAGATTCACAAATaatcatttttccttttttttttttttgattttcttacaGGTTGCGGATAGGGAAAAAGTCTAATATTAGTAATATGATAGTTGCAACTTAAAACACATCATGAAAACTAATATCATTGATTATACATCATGAAAGATTATGAATATAattatttgaaataataattTAGCTGTTTGAGagaaatctaacaagatttttaagaaaaaataagattagTGAATGAATAGTAGCTATAGCTATTACATTAATGCGCAAAATGCAAAGATATTTTTATACCGTGTAACCATTCATACAAAAATTGTATGAAAACGAAGTTAGGAACATTAaattgatgttttaatttttattcgtatcaaaatgaaaaaacttgTATTCTTTTACTGTTCTGATTATATGATATTCTACTTTCGAGATACTAGACTTTCGATCAAACAACGCCATGGCCCTATCTTAGATTTAATTGGAGcaattttttttcatgaattttCAATAccctaaattaattaattatatttcatGAAGGAGGAGAGATACGAGAGTATATTGACGTCAGAGTTTTAGGATGTTCAACATTGAAATTTCTTTTCTTCACCCACTATATTATTCAAATTTCAATGTATATatgttaataataaagaaaaggtTGGACTTTTATCATTCAAAATAGAACTCATTACCATTAAAGGTGAAATAAATTAAACACATCTAgtctcctgagagaccgtctctttgaaagacgtaTTTCAAACCCAATCCATTTAaaattaatgcttacttatcatatttttaatgtctacttatattatct of the Amaranthus tricolor cultivar Red isolate AtriRed21 chromosome 6, ASM2621246v1, whole genome shotgun sequence genome contains:
- the LOC130814955 gene encoding uncharacterized acetyltransferase At3g50280-like; amino-acid sequence: MKNPPIIKQISESFIMPNLNELNDVKDPYFLAPGDLAMLSAHYIQKGLLFYKPSTRIEEFSIEIFLEKLRDSLSRTLVLFYPLVGQLTTKINDDEHTCLIYVDCKKGPGVRFVHATVDLAVDDILSPTDVQPITKLFFDHHKAVNHDGHSSPLLSVQVTELEDGVFIGCSMNHAVGDGTSYWNFWNTWSKIHQQHSTTLSLPVLERWFPEGHGPRIILPFTRTDEFITRFEAPQLRERIFHFSSDSISELKKKANREAGEPQKEISSLQALSALVWRAITRSRCLAPDERTVCSLDANLRQRLNPRLPHGYFGTAIWVAKAAATTDQVLGNNLGWTALLLQKAVLELTNQTVRNVFESWMQSPFVYQIEKFFEPNSIVIGSSPRFDMYGNDFGIGKPVAVRSGYANKFPGKVTTYPGREGGRSVDLEICLPPDEISVLESDKEFIAMTVEGLHV
- the LOC130814956 gene encoding pollen allergen Che a 1-like, coding for MVKSEGVFLLVAALCVLSLAGVADALHYNHFQVQGTVYCDTCRIQFISRVSTMMEGATVRLECRNLTSGVETFKSEAVTDKVGMYNIKVDGDYEEDICEIVLVKSPDKECSEISTDVYAKQSAKLSLTSNNGEATDIRNANPLGFMKKTPLQECPEVLKELDIIDAQGQPQLGPN